One Ranitomeya imitator isolate aRanImi1 chromosome 4, aRanImi1.pri, whole genome shotgun sequence genomic window, ACAGGCGGGAGAGAGGagggggagatggcacacaggcgGGAGAGATGGCGCGCAGGCGGGAGAGAGGAGGGGGAGACGGCGCGCAGGCGGGAGAGAGGAGGGGGAGACGGCGCGCAGGCGGGAGAGAGGAGGGGGGAGACGGCGCGCAGGCGGGAGAGAGGAGGGGGGAGACGGTGCGCAGGCGGGAGAGGAGGGGGGAGACGGCGCACAGGCGGGAGAGGAGGGGGGATACGGCACACAGGCGGGAGAGGAGGGGGGAGACGGCGCGCAGGCAGGTGACACGGCGCCTAGGCGGGAGAGAGAAGGGGGAGACGGTGCATAGGCGGGAGAGAGGAGGGGAGAGACGGCGCGCAGGCGGGAGAGAGGAGGGGGAGACGGCGCGCAGGCGGGAGAGAGGAGGGGGGAGACGGCGCGCAGGCGGGAGAGAGGAGGGGGGAGACGGTGCGCAGGCGGGAGAGGAGGGGGGAGACGGCGCACAGGCGGGAGAGGAGGGGGGATACGGCACACAGGCGGGAGAGGAGGGGGGAGACGGCGCGCAGGCAGGTGACACGGCGCCTAGGCGGGAGAGAGAAGGGGGAGACGGTGCATAGGCGGGAGAGAGGAGGGGAGAGACGGCGCGCAGGCGGGAGAGGAGGGGGAGACGGCGTGCAGGCGGGAGAGGAGACGGCGCGCAGGCGGGAGAGAGGAGGGGGAGACGGCACGTAGGAGGGAGGGAAAGTGCGTAGGCGGGAGAGGAGTGGGGAGATGGTGCGTAGGCGGGATATGGCGCACAGGTgagagaggagggagagacagCGCGCAGGCGGGAGAGAGAAGGGGAGATGGTGCATAGGCGGGAGGGGGGAGACGGCGCGCAGGCTGGCAAGAGGAGGGAGAGACGGCTTGCAGGCGGGAGAGACGGCGCGCAGGCGGGAGAGAGGAGAGGGAGACGGCACACAGGCGGGAGAGATGGCGCGCAGGCAGGAGAGAGGAGGGGGAGACGGCGCGCAGGCGGAAGAGAGGAGGGGGAGACGGCGCGCAAGCGGGAGAGAGGAGGGGGGAGACGGCGCGCAGGCGGGAGAGGGGGAGATGGTGCGCAGGCGGGAGAGAGGGGGAAACTGAGTAGGCGGGAGAGAGGAGGGGGAGACGGCGCGCAGGCGGGAGAGAGGAGGAGGGAGACGGCGCGCAGGCGGGAGAGAGGAGGGGAGATGGTGCATAGGCGGGAGGGGGGAGACGGCGCGCAGGCgggagagaggagggagagacGGCACACAGGCGGGAGAGAAGGCGCATAGGcggaagaggaggggggagacgACGTGCAGGCTGGCGAGGAGGGAGAGACGGCGCGCAGGTGGGAGAGACGGCGCGCAGGCGGGAGAGGAGGGGGAGACGGCACACAGGCGGGAGAGATGGCGCGCAGGTGGGAGAGAGGAGGGGGAGACGGCGCGCAGGCGGGAGAGAGGAGGGGGAGACGGCGCACAGGCGGGAGAGAGGAGGGGGGAGACGGCACGCAGGCGGGAGAGGAGGGGGGAGACGGCGCGCAGGCGGGAGAGGAGGGGGGGATACGGCGCGCAGGCGGGAGAGAGGAGGGGGGAGACGGCGCCTAGGCGGGAGAGAGAAGAGGGAGACAGTGCATAGGCGGGAGAGAGGAGGGGAGAGACGGCGCGCAGGCGGGAGAGGAGGGGGAGATGGCGCGCAGGCGGGAGAGGAGACGGCGCGCAGGCGGGAGAGAGGAGGGGGAGACGGCACGTAGGAGGGAGGGAAAGTGCGTAGGCGGGAGAGGAGTGGGGAGATGGTGCGTAGGCGGGATATGGCGCACAGGTGGGAGAGGAGGGAGAGACGGCGCGCAGGCGGGAGAAGGGGAGATGGTGCATAGGCGGGAGACGGCGCGCAGGCGGGAGAGGAGGGGGAGACGGCGCGCAGGCTGGCGAGAGGAGGGAGAGACGGCGCGCAGGCgggagagaggagggagagacGGCGCGCAGGCGGGAGAGAGGAGGGGCAGACGGCGCGCAAGCGGGAGAGAGGGGGGAGACGGCGCGCAGGCGGGAGAGAGGAGGGGGGAGATGGTACATAGGAGGGAGGGGGAAACTGAGTAGGCGGGAGAGAGGGGGAGACGGCGCGCAGGCGGGAGAGAGGAGGGGGGAGACGGCACGCAGGCAGGTGACACGGCGCCTAGGCGGGAGAGAGAAGAGGGAGACGGTGCATAGGCGGGAGAGAGGAGGGGAGAGACGGCGCGCAGGCGGGAGAGGAGGGGGAGATGGCGCGCAGGCGGGAGAGGAGACGGCGCGCAGGCGGGAGAGAGGAGGGGGAGACGGCACGTAGGAGGGAGGGAAAGTGCGTAGGCGGGAGAGGAGTGGGGAGATGGTGCGTAGGCGGGATATGGCGCACAGGTGGGAGAGGAGGGAGAGACGGCGCGCAGGCGGGAGAAGGGGAGATGGTGCATAGGCGGGAGACGGCGCGCAGGCGGGAGAGGAGGGGGAGACGGAGCGCAGGCTGGCGAGAGGAGGGAGAGACGGCGCGCTGGCgggagagaggagggagagacGGCGCACAGGCGGGAGAGAAGGCGCATAGGcggaagaggaggggggagacgACGTGCAGGCTGGCGAGAGGAGGGAGAGACGGCTTGCAGGCGGGAGAGACGGCGCGCAGGCGGGAGACGGCGCGCAGGCGGGAGAGAGGAGGGGGAGACGGCGCGCAAGCGGGAGAGAGGAGGGGGGAGACGGCGCGCAGGCGGGAGAGGGGGAGATGGCGCGCAGGCGGGAGAGAGGAGGGGGGAGACGGTACATAGGAGGGAGGGGGAAACTGAGTAGGCGGGAGAGAGGGGGAGACGGCGCGCAGGCGGGAGAGAGGGGAGACGGCGCGCAGGCGGGAGAGAGGAGGGGGGAGACGGCGCGCAGGCGGGAGAGAGGAGGGGGGAGACGGCGCGCAGGCGGGTGACAGAAGGGGGAGACTGTGCATAGGCGGGAGAGAGGAGGGGGGAGACGGCGCGCAGGCGGGAGAGGAGGGGGAGACGGCGCGCAGGCGGGAGGAGGGGGAGACGGCGCGCAGGCGGGAGAGAGGAGGGGGAGACAGCTCGCAGGCGGGAGGAGGGGGAGACGGCGCGCAGGCGGGAGAGAGGAGGGGGAGACGGCGCGCAGGCGGGAGAGAGGAGGGGGAGACGGCGCGCAGGCGGGAGAGAGGAGGGGGAGACGGCGCGCAGGCGGGAGAGAGGAGGGGGAGACGGCGCGCAGGCGGGAGGAGGGGGAGACGGCGCGCAGGCGGGAGAGAGGAGGGGGAGACGGCGCGCAGGCGGGAGAGAGGAGGGGGAGACGGCGCGCAGGCGGGAGAGGGGGAGACGGCGCACAGGCGGGAGACGGCACGTAGGAGGGAGGGAAACAGTGCGTAGGCGGGAGAGGAGTGGGGAGATGGTGCGTAGGCGGGATATGGCGCACAGGCGGGAGAGGAGGGGGAGACGGCGCGCAGGCGGGAGAGGAGGGGGAGACGGCGCGCAGGCTGGCGAGAGGAGGGAGAGACGGCGCGCAGGCGGGAGAGACGGCGCGCAGGCGGGAGAGAGGAGGGGGGAGACTGTGCGTAGGTGGGAGAGAGGAGGGTGGATGTGGTGCATAGGTGGGAGATGGCGCACAGGCGGGAGAGAGGACGGTGCGCAGACAGGAGGACGGTGCGCAGACAGTAGAAAATGGCAGGTAACTGGGCTAGATGGAGGATTGGGGATGACAGTGCGTAACCTGGATCGAGGGGAGGGGGGTGATGGCGCATAACCGGGATAGGTGGAGGGGGTGAAGGTGTGCAACCTGTACAGAGGAGAAAGGGGGTGAAGGCGCATAACCTGGATAGAGGGGAGGGGGAACAAGTGATGAAGGTGTTTAACTTGGGTAGGGTGGGTAAATGCAGCTAAGTGTTCAGTCTGTCACCCACACTGGCACCCTGAGGGGTTTATATTTACAGTGGCAATGAGCACCCACAGGAGATATACACACTTGCACCTATACCCAGTGGCAGTGTATATATCTCCTCAGGTTGCCCAGTACAAGTgtgcatgtatatacacacacaaaggGTGCCCGTTGCCAGTGtgtgtatgcacacacacacacacccacccacccAGAGTATGGGTACTGTGAGGGTGTACAGGCACTGGGTACGGGCATCCTGAGGGCGTACACGGACTGGGTATGGGCAACTGGATCCCAACAAATTTGTTTTATTCCGGTTGTTCCAGTAATCAAAGCCAGGCACTTGTGGTAAGACAATTACTATCAAATGTCCACTTATGTATCCTGCCAACCTCAATCCAATCATAATAAACAACATCCCATATCATTCTAAGGGACTAAGAGACGCAAACAATGAAAACTATTTATTCAAAACAGTTTAAAATTATATAAAAAGTGAGTAACCAAAGGAAATTTATCAAACAGGTAATGAGGCTAGGAGAGTGCGGCAGATGAAATAACAAACCCCTGTTATAAAGGGACCTTGTAAAGTCACACACCGTCATAAATACTGTCTGTAATAAAGTGCATCGTGCTTATACAAGACAATACTGTATGGAAATATGACCATGATCTGCATCCAAATCCAGGTATAAAGTGCATAGTGGGTGTATATACCCCCAACTGAGGAAACGGCCGAGGTGTGCCAGAGGCCAGGAGAGATTCCTATGTAGGTAAATGTGATTTACATGTTGCGCTATATACCTGGATTTTGATACAGATCATGGTCATATTACAGTATTGTCTTATATACGCACGATGCACTTTATTACAGACAGTAAATAACGGTGTGTGCCTTTATAAAAGTCCTTTTAGAACATAGGGGGTTTGTTATTTTATCTGCCTGTTTGGTTACTTTTTATATAATTTTACAATGTTTAGTTGTAGTTTTGTTTGCCTATGCCTCTTTGTCCCTTAGAATAATATGGGATGTTGTTATACTTGTGGAAAGACGCAGTTGTGTCCCCGTGGCACATTACCCGCCCATGTGAATACCCCCAATCCATGGTAACAGTATTTACAGCACCAACTCCTCCGCCGTCCGTGGCCACATCCAGACGCGGTATTCGCTCGCAGGTCTGCACGTGACCACGGCCGCAGCAAAGATGATTATTTACATTGTTCCCCTTCCTGTTAGGGGGTCTAGAACAAGCAATTCTCCCTGAATATTCGGGGGTTCTTGCTGCAGCCCTTTCTAGTCTCCAACCTGTGGTTGTTCAGCTGCTGCagtactacagctcccagcatgctctGCCTGACGTAAGGTACCAGagtgtgctgggagttgtagtttacaACTCTAGAGAGACCACATCATCCTACATCCCCCACCATAACCCCCAGCTTTCTCTGCCCCCTCACTGGAATAACACGCCAGCAGCCGAGTTTCTCAAAAACATACATCATATTTCCTCTTTTATTATATAAATATCCGTTTTTCCTTTTAACTGTAAGAATATAAAGCGTTTCTCGGAGGATCTTTATACAAATTCACAGACAGTACAATGAAATTCGGCACGTTTTCTAGGTGAGATCCAACTGTGGAGATGTTCAGGGAGCGGGGGGGGGAATACAAAATACCAATAAAGTCCACGTCAGCaactattttgcaaaaaaaaaaaaaaaaaaagtctaaaatggAGCCGAATGTGCTCTGCAGAAACGAGGACAGAACGTTCCCCTGATCCGAGAACGGATTCTGCCCCTGCGGTAGAAAAGCAAAAGGTGGGGGCGGCTGATGTTTGCATATATAATTTGACGATCGTCAGCAGTCGGCGCTCGGCTTTTCACGTCTGTCAGCAGCAAAGAGTTAAGAAAAAGGCGAAAGATCTGCACTTCAGTTCCACAACTCAAAAACgtgattaaaaaaaattaaggAAAATCCCACCCAACCCCTACAGGACGGGGCTCCTATCTAATCCCTCCTACTTTAGCAATGGACTGGCAGGAAGGGGCTTAAATTAGTGGGCCAGCCTCATCGCCCCGTGGGGCACATAATTTCTTGAAATATCACAACAAACGTCCAATCTTTCCAGTTTAGGAACAAACGCAAAACAAAAGGGCCCAAATAAAATCACCATTTTTAGGACGTGAAAATGAAAAACGAGGTAGCCGACCGTAAGGAACCCATGATCGGGGGGAGGGAGGACCTCTCGTCTCCAGGAATGTGTCGGATAAACGTTTCTTTAcaaaatatagaaaataaaaaaaatgcagaaatgttAGGGGGGGTGCAGCTCCCGTTAACCCTTCGTAATGCTGGAGCAGGGAGAGGCGACTAGCTATCGGCATGGGTTAGCCACTTTTCTGCGGGGTGAAGCTGCGGCAGGAATTTTGAGCATCTTTGCCGCAATTTCACCTAGACTTGTGAGCCCCTTTGTACGTGAAGGTCACAGGCGGTCCGCTTGTAGGCACACACCCTACAGAGACCGCAGGGGTGGGCCGAGAACTTCAGGGGCGGGCCGAGAACCTCAGGGGCGGGGTGACCCATGCCACACACCAGTAGGCCCCTGTCCTGTAGACTTCTCTGGTGACATCCTGATGCCACACGTGGCCCCATTCCCCTCCCGGCTCGTGTGGCCCCAGCAGGCAGTATGACAGTCCGGGAAGTCTCTCGGGGGCACGCCGGCCCTCACCTGACCTTCTCGCTCTCGGTCATCTGCCACAGCCCCAGGTTGAGCACTTTGAGGCAAGGCAGCTGCGTGATCCGCTCCAGTCCCCTCTTGGTGATGCGGGTGCACCCGTACAGGTCGATGCCGGTCAGCTGGCTCAGGTGCTCGGCGATGAGCTCCAGCCCCTTGTCGGTGATGCGGACGCACTGGCCGATGTTCAGGGTCCGCAGGCTGTGCATCTGCCGCACCATCCGGTTGATGCCGTCGTCGCTGATGTGGCAGGAGCAGAGCGACAGGGACTTGAGTCCGTACAGGCCCTGGGCGATGTAGGCCAGGCTCTGGTCGCCCACCTTGTCGCAGAAGGAGACGTCCAGGCCGCAGAGGCGCAGGCTGCCCATGGCCAGGTGCATGATGCCCGTGTCGCTGATGTTGTCGCAGCTGCGCAGGTTCAGGCTCCGCAGACCGCCCATGTGGGACAGGTGCAGCAGCCCCGCGTCAGAGATGCCCCCGCAGAAGCTGAGGTTGAGCACGCGGAGCCCCTGCAGCCCCCGGGCGATGTGCTTGAGCGCCAGGTCGGTGAGCTTCTGGCAGTCCTGCAGGGTGAGCTGCTCCAGGCCCAGGCAGCCCTCGGCGGCGCTGCGGGTCATCCCGGCCAGGTGGCCGATGCCCACGTCCGAGACGTGGCGGCAGCTGCGCAGGTTGAGGCTCTTGAGGCCGTGCAGCCCCCAGGCGATGAGCAGCAGGCCGGTGTTGGTGATGTTGGAGCAGCCCCCCAGCTCCAGCCCCTCCAGCCGCTTCAGGTACTGCGCGATGCGGCCCAGGCTGCTGTCCGTGATCTGCTTGCACAGGCTCAGGTTGAGCGCCCGCAGGGACGGGATCTCCTGCACGAAGGCGTGGCCCAGGCCGTTGTCCGTCAGGTTGTAGCAGCCGCTCAGGTTCAGGCTCTCGATGTCGGGCAGGCCCTGGATGACGTAGCTGAGGGAGCGGCGCAGGCTCAGGATCTGCACCCGCCGGATGCCGCGGGCCTGCAGGCTGGGGAACAGCGACGGGTTGGCGCGGCGGAGGTGCAGCTTGGCCTCGGTGCCCCGCCACACCGACTTGTGGTAGGCCGCGTCCCGCCAGGCCCCGCACACCTGCGCCGCTCGGCCCTTGTCGCGGACGTCCAGGTAGCCGAAGATCATGGCCAGCAGCTCCGGGAACAGGCAGGAGATGTGGCTCTCCATCCCGGCATCCCCCTGACTAGGCCGCGGCCTGGCGAGCGCCGTGCTGCCCGAGGCCGCCAGGAGGGAGCGCGCCTCTTCTCGCTCTCGGTCTCTGCTCAGCCCGGCCCCGCTCTCCGGGGGCCCGGCATCCTGCGGcggcggcggctgctgctgcttcGCCTCTCGGCTCCGCTCTTCTCTCACCGTCCGCGGACACAGACAGCCGCCGGCCGGAGCCCTGACTGGACCGTTAATGGGTGACGTGCGCGCTGCCGGCGTCTGACGTGCGCGGCTCCGCCCTGGGCATGCGCAGCGCCCCGAAAAGACGACAAAAACAGGAGAGGGGGTTGTGGGCGGGGTCGGCAC contains:
- the FBXL14 gene encoding F-box/LRR-repeat protein 14 — encoded protein: MESHISCLFPELLAMIFGYLDVRDKGRAAQVCGAWRDAAYHKSVWRGTEAKLHLRRANPSLFPSLQARGIRRVQILSLRRSLSYVIQGLPDIESLNLSGCYNLTDNGLGHAFVQEIPSLRALNLSLCKQITDSSLGRIAQYLKRLEGLELGGCSNITNTGLLLIAWGLHGLKSLNLRSCRHVSDVGIGHLAGMTRSAAEGCLGLEQLTLQDCQKLTDLALKHIARGLQGLRVLNLSFCGGISDAGLLHLSHMGGLRSLNLRSCDNISDTGIMHLAMGSLRLCGLDVSFCDKVGDQSLAYIAQGLYGLKSLSLCSCHISDDGINRMVRQMHSLRTLNIGQCVRITDKGLELIAEHLSQLTGIDLYGCTRITKRGLERITQLPCLKVLNLGLWQMTESEKVR